The DNA region GTCCCAAAACTCCAGAAAAATTTTGTTGACAGTCTTCAGCGGTAGTGATATAGAGGGGTCTTGTGCGAGATGGGGCGGTTGCCGCCGTCAAGGTGTGTGCGGAATGTCAAGATATGTGACGCCCGGGGGAGAGCGGGTGTTTTTCCGTGCGCGATGGGGGTCTTTGCCCATCGAAAGGCGTGAGGATCCCCGCACCCGGCTTCTCCGGTTCCGTTGATGAGCAGGTCTGAGTCACCGGACGTTTCGATTGTTTGGGCTGCAGACGTATCGGTGCGAGTCGAGAGTCACTGGTAGGGGGGGAGGTGATAAAGGCCGTTTTCTTGTTCGGGCGAGATGGAGAGGATGACCTATTAGCCAAACTGGAAAAGGAGGTATGTGATGGACGGCTGGAAAAGGGTTCTTGTTCTTTCTCTGGTTCTTTTGACGGCCTTTTGCTTCGCTGCCATGGAGGTTGGGGCCGCTGAGAAGACTTTCAAGCTCGGTGTGCTCGGACCTTTCACCGGGCCCAGTGCGAAGAGCGGCAATGAAATGAAGGATGCAGCGACCATGGCCCTTGGGGATGTAGACAACAGGATCGGTGACTATCGAGTGGAGATCGTCTATATCGACAGCCAGGCCGATCCTGCCAAGGCGACCAATGCCTATGCCGAGGCCATTGAGCGAAAGGGTGTACAGGCCGGCATTTTGAACTGGCATACTGCGGTCGATACCGCCCTTCAGGCTGTGTGGGCCAAGTACAAGGTGCCCCATTTTTTCTGTATGGGCGCGGGGAAGGCTGTCAATGACAAGTACCATTCCCTGCCTGCTGATCAGCGTTATCTCATCATGAAGGGATGGCCCATTCCCCAGAAGCTGGTTGTGGGCTATGTGGAATGCCTGAATGACGCGATCGCCAGGGGCCGTTGGAAGCCGAAGAAGAAGCTCGCCGCCCTTTGGGGGGAGGATACAGACTGGGGACGGAGCCTGGTCGGCGGACTGGCCAAGGGGTTGAAGGAGAACGGCTGGGAGATTTTTACGGAGGAGTATTTCGACCTCAAGAAGACCGATTTCTACCCCTACGTGAACAAGTGCAAGAAAGCCGGCGTCGTGCTCCTGGCGGGATCGAGCTCCGGTGTGGCATCGGTCTCGGCCCTCATCAAACAGACCCACGAGATAGGTTTCAGAGGCCTGGTGATTGCGGACGGGCTAGGTTGGGTCGGCGACTGGTACAAGATGACCGGCCAGGCGTCAAACGGTGTTCTCGATATGCAGCCCCAGTTTGCCACCCCTAAGCAGAAAGCATGGGCCAAGAGATTCAAGGCCAAGTACGGTTATGGCCCGAGCCCTTCTGCTGCTGGAATGGCCTATGATTACGGTAACTTCTTTATCAAGATCGCCAGGCGTGCCATCGAAGAGTACGGGGAGTTGACCAGTGAAACCATCACAAAAGTGGGCCGCAACGAGGTGGCCGAGGGGAAGCTTACCTACAGCCGGGCCGAAGGGGCCCTCATGCACGCCCGTTACGGGACGAATGCGGCAAGCAGGCCCGATCCGAAGATCAGTCCGAACGACTTTTTCTTCCCGGTGATTCAGTACAAGAACGGCAAGGGTTTCACGGTATTCCCTGAAGATGTGAAGCAGATTGAACTCATGGTGAGGTGACGAGCACCGAAGAGGGAGAGACCAAGGCCTGGGGTCTCTCCCTCCGGGTGCCAAGGACGGGATGTTATGACGGTGCTGGAAACCAGGGATGTGACCAAGCGGTTCGGCGGGCTGGTGGCAGTGGACCGGGTCTCCCTGCACGTGGAGGAGGGGGAGATCCTGGGGCTCATCGGGCCCAACGGAGCCGGCAAGACGACTCTTCTGAACGCGATAGCGGGGCTCGATCCTCCGACTTCCGGCTCCGTCTATTTCATGGGAGAGGAGACTACCGGGTGGTTGCCTGAGCAGATGTGCCATCGGGGGCTCTCACTGACGTTTCAGATTCCCCGTCCTTTCCCCAAGATGACCGTTTTGGAAAATGTCATGGTGGCCGCTGTCTTCGGCAACAAGACTCACCCGGTGACAGACCCGGTTCGCCACTGCCGCGAACGGCTTGCGTTTGTCGAGTTTCCCATGCCCGAGGATACCCTGTCCGAGACCCTCAATACCGTGCAGCTCAAGCGGCTGGATCTGGCCCGGGCTCTTGCGAGCCAGCCCAGGCTTCTCCTCTTGGACGAGCTGGCCTCCGGTCTTACCGAGGGGGAGCTGGCAGAGCTGATGGCCATTATCCGTAAGATCCGGCAGCAGGGAGTCACCATCATAATGGTGGAGCATATCGTGCAGGTGATCATGAACCTCTGCGACCGATTGGCTGTGCTCCAGTTCGGAAACAAGATCGCCGAAGGACCGACCCAGGATGTTGCTCGGGATTCCAGGGTGGCGGATGCGTATCTGGGGGCTGAGTAGTCGGCGTGGAGAAGGGGGAGCGTCCTGCCAAACTGCCGGGACCCCGGAAGTCAGGACGAACCGACAAGGGAGACATGGAGAATCAAGCGCTACTGGAGGTCGAAAACCTCGATGCGGGTTACGGTTTCCTGCAGGTCATCTGGGAGGTCTCTCTCGATGTCAGACCAGGAGAGTACGTCTGCCTGATAGGGCCCAATGGAGCGGGAAAGAGTACGACCCTCAAATCGATAGCGGGTCTGCTCGAACCTAAAGAGGGAAGAATCATCTTCAAGGGCGAACCTATCGACGGGCTTCCCGGAGACAGGGTGTGCAGGAAGGGGATAAGCTATATTTCCGAGGAGCTGAACCTCTTTACCGGCATGACCGTGCAGGAGAACCTCGCCATGGGGGCCTATGCGGTAAGGGACAAGAGGAAGATCGCCCAGAGCCTCGATTTTGTTTTCGGGCTCTTTCCTCCCCTGAAGGAGCGGGAACGACAACTTGCCGGGACCATGAGCGGGGGGGAGCGGAAAATGCTGGCAATCGCCCGCGGGTTGATGTCGGCCCCCTCGCTCCTCTTGGTCGACGAGCCTTCCTTGGGGTTGGCACCTCAGCTGACTGCGGCGGTCTTTCGGGCCCTGGATGTTCTCAAGAAAGAAGGGGTCACGATCCTTTTGGTCGAGCAGAACGTCACCAAGACTCTCCAGGTCACCGACAGAGGCTACGTGTTGGAGAAGGGAAAGATCGTGCTCAGAGGGAGAAGCTCTGATCTTGCCCGGGATGATCACGTGAGGAAGGTATACCTGGGGATTTAGGGAAAGCAAAAGAGGACGAGGGCAGAAGATCATGGCAAATCCTGAGACAGAACAAACCCTTTCCACACGCATTTCAGCCGGGTTGACATCACCCGCAGGCATCACCATTACGGCTACGATTGTTGTCGCCGTCTTGGCGGCGATGGATAAGGGTTCGTACATAATCGTGAATGCCATCGTCACCGGAGGGATGTGGGCCTTGGTGGCCATGGGTCTGGCTCTGGTCTTCGGCGTGATGAATATCGTCAGCTTCGTCCACGGGGAGTTTTTCATGATCGGCGGGCTGGCGGCCTACTTTGTCTTTACTCCATTTACGGATTACATTGCAGCGAGTCCTTACTCGGTCTTGGCGGCGGTGGCCCCTCTGATAGCCATGTTCACTGCTGCGGGTGTGGGGGCCTTGGTCGGAATGCTCTGTGAATGGGTGGTGTTCCGTCCCCTCCGGACCAGGAGCCGCGAGCAGTGGGTGATGAACTCCTTTGTGATCACCGTGGGCATGTCGGTATTCATCGTGAACAGCACCCAGTTGATTTTCGGCACGGACTTTAGAGGCATAGTCAGTTACTGGTACTATCCGACCATCTCCTTTTTTGACGTCTATGTCTCTTTCGATCGGTTCCTTGTGTTTCTCCTGGCAATGCTGGTTATGGGGGGATTTTGGGGCTTCATGAAATTCTCGAAGACCGGCCGCGCGATCCGCGCGGTTTCACAGGACGAGACAGGGGCACGGATGGTCGGCATCAACATCAACGGTATCCAGACCCTGACTCTTGCTCTCAGCTCGGCTTTTGCGGCCCTGGCAGGGGCTTGTCTTCTCTTCATGTATCCGGCCTATCCTACAGTCGGTCTTGGACCTCTCTATAATTCCTGGTTTATCGTTATCCTGGCTGGCATGGGGAATGTGGGTGGTGCCGCAGTCGGGGGGTTTATCGTGGCTCTTTTCCAGGTCCTTACCACTGTCTACGTGGGTGAGGGATGGGACTATGCGATTCCCGCTGCCTTCATCGTCCTTATCCTCTTGCTGCGACCTTCAGGGATTTTTGGGAGCGAAGTCAGAGGAATTCTCAACCAGTAGGGTGATTCCGTGGAAAAGAACAACAAGCGTACCGGAGTAAAGGGGGTTCAAAGAATACTCGATCTGGCCGGCTTCACGCCTCTGGGACTGGTTTGTCTCTTGGTGCTCGCCCTTCTCCCTCTGATACCTCCTTTTAACCAGGAGTATCTGGTGCGGTGGATGGTGGTGGGGCTTTTTATGGCCGCCCAGGCTGTGGCTTTCGATTTTACGAGTGGGTACATCAATATCGTGAATTTTGGTTTTGCCGCGTTCGTGGGGCTAGGCGCTTACACCTCGGCGATCCTGGCGGTGAGATTCGGCCTCTCACCGTGGGCCGGGATGTTCGTGGGTGTGCTGCCCGCCGCGCTTGTCGGTTTTCTGACCGGCGTGCTTACCCTGCGGCTGCGGGGTATATTCGCCGCAGTTATGGCCTGGTTTATCAGCCTGGCCCTGTGGGGGTTGGCGACAAAGCTCGTCTTCCTGACCGAAGGTCCCCTCGGGTTGAACTGCCCCACCCTGCTGAGGACCTCGTCGAACATACCGTACTTCTACATCCTTTTTGTCATGTTCATGGTCGTATACATCGTCCTGAAACGGGTGGTTCGTTCTCACATGGGGCTGGCCTTTCGAGCTATAGGCCAGAACATGGAGGCTGCACGAACCTCTGGAATCAATCCGACCCGCTACCGCATCATCAATTTCACCCTTTCCTGTGCCTTTGCAGGCTGGCTCGGGGGTTTCTATGCCCATTACTACGGGATCCTCATGCCTGACGTGATGCACACGGGCAAAACCATCGAGGTCCTGGTGATTGTCTATATCGGGGGGAGGGCGAGTCTTTGGGGTGGCGCTCTTGTGGCGATCCCGTTCGTTATTGCCACCGAGATGGTCCGGTCTGTTTTCTCCCAGTACCCGGGCGTCAATCTGATCTTCTACGGCCTTTTCCTGATCGTGGTGATGATATACTATCCCGGGGGTGCAGCTCAGCTCTACCGAAGCGTTCTTGAACGGTCCCGGAGTGTGTTCGTCAGGTTCTGGCTCGGTCCTCAGGCCACGGTCCAATCCGACTAAAAGGTGTGTTCCCACTGGCCGCCTTACAGGGTAGGTGTCCCGGCAGAGGCCGGAGGGGCGGCATGGGTATTGCCGGAGGGGTTTGCAGATGGGGCAACTGCGAGTTCTGGATCATCCGATACTGGGTCCTCTGACCCCGGGGCGGAGGGTCGCCTTCTCCTTTGAAGGGCGTAGACTCTACGGGATAGAGGGCGAACCCATAGCAGCGGCACTGGCCGCTTCGGGAATCAGGCTGTTGCGGCGTACGGCGGACCGCGGCCAGCCTCGTGGGGTCTTCTGTGCCATGGGGCTCTGTACGGACTGTATGGTGGTTGTCAACGGCCGGCCGAAGGTGCGTGCCTGTGTGACGCCCCTAGAGGAAGGAATGGATATAAGGATGGAGGTACCTGAGGTGGTCGCCCATGATTGAGGTGCCTGCAGCGATTATAGGGGCAGGACCCGCCGGGCTTTCAGCCGCAATAGAACTGGCAAGAGCTGGGGTGGAGACCCTGGTCATCGACGAAAACGACCGGCCTGGTGGTCAACTCGTAAAGCAGATCCACAGGTTCTTCGGTTCCCGGCACGAGATGGCAGGCATGCGCGGATTCGAGATCGGAGAGGCACTCTTCTCGGAGGCTGAGAGGCTCGGTGTCAGATTCATGTTGAATACGGCTGCATACGGGATCTTCAAGGAGAGTGGACAGCTCGGGATACATGACCGCAGGGATGATCTCTTGGGGTTGGTGAAGGCAGAGAGGCTGATTCTTGCCACGGGAGCCAGGGAGAATCCCCTCTGGTTTCCCGGCTGGACTCTGCCCGGTGTGATGGGGGCAGGGGCCTTTCAGACGATGGTCAATGTTCACCGGGTCATGCCCGGGAGAAGAATAGTGGTCGTCGGTTCGGGCAATGTGGGCCTTATCGTGGCCTTTCAGGCTCTCCAGGCAGGGATCGAGGTGGCGGCGGTCTGCGAGGCCCTGCCCAGGTTGGGTGGATGGGAGGTCCACGGGGCCAAGCTCAGGCGCCAGGGTGTGCCGATCCTGCTGAGCACCACGGTGGAGCGTGCCCTTGGCGATGAGGAGGTACGGGGAGTGGTCCTGGTTCGCCTGGACAAGGACGGAAGGCCCGAGCCCGGAGAACGTCGAGTTCTGGAAGTCGATGCGATCTGTCTTGCCGTCGGGCTTTCGCCTCTTGCCGAACTCGCATGGATGGCCGGGTGCAGGTGTGTTTTCTCGAACGAGTTGGGGGGATGGCTCCCTGCTCATGACGAGTGGATGCGGACCAGTATCGAAACCCTGTGGGTGGCAGGTGATCTTGCGGGGGTCGAGGAGGCGAGCACGGCCATGGAAGAGGGGAGGCTTGCAGGTCTCGGCGTGAGTCGGTCCCTCGGCGCCCTCGACAGGCGGGCGGCGGTCCTCAGAGGTCGCAAGATCAGGGCCCGCCTCGAAGAGTTGCGGGAGGGATCTTGCGGGAAGTACCGGAAAACGGCAAAGGCGGCCCTGGTGAAAGGTGGAGAACCTGGATCTCACAGGTCCTCCCTGGTACCGGGCCGGACTGATGAACCCGCTGAGGACGAAATGGTTTGTCGGTGTGAAGAGGTGCCGAGGGCGCTGATTGCCCGGGCGATAAGAGAGGGAGCCAGAACCGTGGACGCGGTCAAACGTCGGACCAGGGCGGGAATGGGACTCTGCCAGGGAAGGACCTGCAGGGGCCTGGTGTCCCGGTTGATTACGGAGGTGAGCGGGGAGCCGCCCCGGAACCTCGTTCCACCCACCGTCCGTCCGCCGGTCCGTCCCCTGCCGATGGAGGGCCTTGTGAAAGGGGAGGATCTCCTGTGAAGGAGAGAGCTCAGGTGGTTATCATCGGCGGGGGAGTTGTGGGATGCTCCCTGGCCCTGTCGCTTGCAAGGCGGATCTCCGGAGTTGTGGTGCTGGAAAGGGAAGGAATCGGCTCTCAGGCTTCCGGATCCAACTATGGGATGGTGTGGCAGCAGACCCGTCTGGCCGGCTTTGATTTGGATATGGCTCGCCGTTCCCTCAGGATGTACAGGGAGCTGGTATCGGAGGAGTTCGACATCGATATCGAGTACGAGGAGAGGGGCGGAATGACGGTCTTCCATACCCCGGAGCAGAAGGCGGTGATGGAGGTTGTGGTTCGCCAGAAGAGGGACCAGGGGATACCGGTCAGGCTGATCGACGGCCGGGAGGCCCGTGAGCTTGAGCCTGAGCTTTCTCCTGAGGTGGTTGGGTCCACATACTGTGCCGAGGAGGCCCAGTTGAACCCTATTCTAACGACCCTCGCCTTTGCCCGTGCAGCGGCCCGCCGTGGCGCCGATATAAGGACGGGGATTGAAGTACGGGGGATTCGTGTGGAAAGAGGGCGGGTAAGAGCTGTTCTTACCGGTCTGGGCGAGATAGAGGCGCAATGGGTGGTGAACGCAGCGGGCCCCTGGAGCCGCCAGGTCGCCGCGATGGCCGGGATCGACCTCCCGGTCTTTCCACAGCGGCTGGAGTCTCTGGTGACCGAGCGCCTTTCCCGCCGTTTGATCAGTCGCGTGCTTCAAGGGGGACGGGAGGTGACGGCCGAAGAGGTTGAGTCCCCTGAAAAGGTCTTGAGTTTCGCCCTCGAGCTGCCTCCAGGGGCGGGCGAGGAGTCGCTCCCAAGGGAACCCCTGGACCGCTCGATCTTTCCGTTTCTCAAGCCAACGGTTTCGAAGAACGTGGTTATCGGTACTACCTCGGAATTCGTAGGCCACGACAAAGGCGTTCTCCCCCGGGCCTTGCATCTCATGGCCAAGAAGGCCGTCCAGATCGTTCCTGCACTGAAAGATGCCAGGATCATCCGAACCTGGGCGAACTTCGTCCCTTTCACCTTCGATTCCCTGCCGATTCTCGGCAAGGTTCCCGGGGTGGACGGCTTCATCCTGGCCTGTGGCCACGCCCATGCCCTCTCCCACGTGCCTCCCACGGCCGAGGCCCTCGCCCACCTGATCATTGACGGTAAGGCAGACATCCCCATCGAGGATGCGAGCATCGAACGGTTCACTGGCCGGGAAGGGCAGGGAACTCCGGCCCAACCGGGTGGAGTTTCCTGAGTTTTCGGCCCAGGATTCTTGCAAGTATATGACTTCACGATCTTTTTCTGTCTTGGCAGGAGAACACCGTTGTCCCCTGGCTCCCGAGCTCACGCGGTGACCCTTTCGGAGTTCGCGGGTGGGAAATCCCTACCTCTTCCCCACGAACACGCACCACGAACACGCACCACGAACACGCGCACGAATCACGAGCCACGAACACGAATCACGAACATTCCCGATGGGTACCCCACCGCTTCCGCAATGTCGCTCGGAGGCAAGGGTGTTCTCCAAAAGTCAGGGAACTCCGGCCCAACCGGCTATTGCCAAATCCTCGAAATAGTGCTATAGGGAGAATGCTCATTTTCGGCCATTGCCTTGAGATTCGAAAGGAGAGGTCTTTCTTGGAGTCGAGAGGTGTTTTGAGCTTGTCTTCCCTTTTTGATTCGGTCCACAACGGCATGGTGGGTGTGGACAGAGCGGGGATCATCGCCTATTTCAATCCCTCTGCTGAGCGGATCTTTCGGGTCGGGCGCGAGGAAGCCCTGGGACGGTCTGTTCTCGACGTGCTCCCCGGTATAGGGCAGAAGTTGATCGAGTGTGTGGAGACGGGGACATCGTTCCACGGGGAGAACTTGTCGGACGGGGAAATCCACCTCGTTGCTAACGTAGATCCCGTGTTCGGGGATGGCGAGATTGTAGGTGCGGCCAGCATATTCCACGAGTTCTCGGAGATCGAGCGGATTTCCGGGGAGCTCGACACGTACAAGAAGATGGCCAAGCAGCTGGACGCCATCATCGAGTCCTCCTACGACGGCATTTGGGTCTGCGATGGGAATGGAGTCACCGTAAGAGTGAACAGGGCGGCATGCGAGTTGGACGATGTGAGGATAGAGGATGTTATCGGCAAGAGAGTCAAGGACCTGGTGGAGAATGGGCTTTTTGACCGATCCGTGACCCTGGAGGTTCTCGAGACCAAGCGACCCGTGACCCTGATCCAGGAGTTGAAGGGCGGCCGGAAGGCGCTTGCCACCGGTAGTCCTGTATTCGACGAGGATGGAGAGATTCTCTTCGTGGTTATCAACGTAAGGGATATCACCGAAATCCAGAGGCTTACCACCCTGCTGGAGGAGACCCGGGAGCTCTCGGAGCGATACTCCTCCGAGCTACGAGAGTTGAAACTATTGGGATTCGAGGAGAAAAACATCGTCGCTCACAGCGAGGAGATGAGGCGTGTTCTCAGAACCGCCACCAGGATCGCCAGAGTCGATGCAACGGTTCTGCTGGCGGGTGAGTCCGGGGTGGGAAAGAACATGATCGCCGAGCTGATTCACCGGCTGAGCGACCGCAAGGACGGTCCTTTTATCCAGATCGCCTGCGCTGCCATCCCTGAACCGCTTCTCGAGTCGGAACTGTTCGGCTACGAGAAGGGGGCTTTTACCGGTGCAAAGGAGACTGGAAAGGCCGGGCTTTTCGAACTGGCTGGAAAGGGGACGCTCTTCCTCGACGAGATCTCCGAGATCTCATTGAGCGTCCAGGTGAAGCTCTTGAGGTTCTTGGAAGACAAACAAATAACGCGCCTGGGAGGGACCCGGCCGAAGTCGATCGACTCCCGGATCATCGCGGCAAGCAACAGGGAACTGAAAGAGCTCGTGTCGAGAGGGCTTTTCAGAGAGGATCTCTACTATCGGTTGAACACCTTTCCCATTCATATTCCGCCTCTGAGGGAGAGAAAGAGCGATGTCCTGCCGTTGATACAGTTTTTTCTGAACAGGTTCAATCAGAAATACGGCCTGAAAAAGACGCTCTCCCGGGATGTTCTCCGGGCTCTGCTCGATTACTCGTATCCGGGCAATGTCCGTGAATTGAGCAGCCTCCTGGAAAACCTGGTTCTCATTTCAGAAGGGCCGAGAGTCGAGACAGGAGACTTGCCGGGCTATATCCTAGAGGATCGCCGTAGCGGAGAGCTTAGCCTCGAGGCGGATTGTTCTCTTCAGGAGATGCTCGAGCGATACGAGTCGAGAATAGTCGAGGAGGCGGCCAAGAGGTACAGATCCACTAGAAGTATTGCCAGGGCTCTGAAAACGAGCCACTCCTCGGTCGTCCGGCGAATGCAGAAATACGGCATCAGGAAGGCTTGATTCTGGTTCGTTCCTGAACCGGACGATCTCCTCTCGTCGCCGGAACTGTTCTGCCTCCCCATCAACCAAAGAGACATGCCAGGGAGATCTTGGTTCATTTCTGGTCCAGAATCTGAGGAAGAAAGTCCCTGCATTAAGGGGGACGGATTGGAGCATATCCACCTTTGGTTCACAGATGAACCGCTCTCCACGGCAAGGAGCACGTTGTGTGTGTGGGCGGCCAACCTGTCTTGAGACCAAAATCATGAGATTTCGAATAGTTATGTATGTTCCTCACCCTGCTCGCCTTCCACGGCCGGATGGCACTGATATTGCCTGAGAGAGGCATGCTTTGTCGGCGAGAGAGACGGCCTGTGGACGACCGCGATTTTGAAAGACTTTCCAGGAGAATCACTTCATCTATGGATGAGGATTCCGGGCAGGTTCTTTTTGAGTTCGACGAGGCTCGCAAGGACCTGGACCGGGCACTCCGCCTGATCAGGGCAAGCGGGGCAGGGATCGCCGATCTCCGGCTTTTCCCTGCGGGCCCGGACGGCATGCGGTGTGCCCTCGTGCGACTCACGGTCCCCGATACCAGAGGGGTCGTCCTGACTCTAGCGGAGCACGGGTTCAGCAGAATAAAGGGGTACGGTGCTGTTTGCAACAGAGTGGGTTAGGAAGGCGCCAAAGAGGCAGCTTTTGGTAAGACTGCCCATTCCAGGGATGCTGGTGCGTCCCGCTGAGAGGAGGTTGGTATGAGAAACAGATTCAGAGGCAGGGATTTCTTGACACTCATGGATTTCGACAGGGAGGAGATAGACGACATCTTGAACGTCTCTTACGATTTCAAGATGAAGCTGGCCCGTGGGGAGCCCCATGAGTATCTCCGCGGCAAGACCGTGGCGGTGGTTTTCGAGAAGCCTTCGACCAGGACCAGGACGTCTTTTCAGGCCGCGATCGCCCATCTCGGAGCCCAGAGCTTCTACATGCGTCCTGACGAAATGCAGTTGGCCCGCGGGGAGCCCATAAAAGACACGGCCCGGGTGATCGACCGCTACTGTGACGCCTTGGTCATGAGGACCTTCGGTCAGGACCGCCTCGAGGAATTCGCCCGGTACATGAAGAACCCGGTGATCAACGCCCTTTCTGACCTCACCCATCCCTGTCAGGGATTGGCCGATCTGCTGACAATACGGGAGAAGAAGGGTGGCCTGAAGGGTTTGAAACTGGCCTATGCAGGCGACATCTTCAATGTCTGTCATTCCCTGATGGTCGGAGGCGGCCTGATGGGTTTTGACGTCTATGTGGCAGGTCCCGAGGGATACGGGCCGAATCCGAAGGTCAGGCAGTTTGCCGAGGAAGCTGCGGGACGGGGTGGGACGAGGATCGTCTTCACCCGTGATTTGAAAGAGGCCTTGAAGGATGCTGACGTGGTGTATGCCAACACCTGGCATAGTATGGGAGCCGCGGAGAAGGAGAAAGAGAAGCGGGTCAGGGATTTCGGCCCTTATCAGATCAACGAGGAGGCGGTGGAGGTCGCCGCGTCGGACTTCATCTTCATGCACTGTCTTCCCGGGTATCGAGGGGAGGAGATGACGGATGGGATCGTAGAGGGTCCCCATTCGGTTGTATGGGATCAGGCAGAAAACCGGATGCACACCGAGAAGGCCCTAATGGCCCTGCTGATCGGGTGAGTGGAGAGAAGGTAAGGGGGCGTTCGCATCAAGGAATCTCAATCAGAAATCGAAAGGGGGTGAGGAATTCAAAGCAAAATCGGACTTGGGTTGGAGTTGTTTTGATAGTGAACCCCAAACAAAAGGAGGATGAGATGGGGAGACTCTTGCGTCAAGGTCATGCATGTACAAGACTCGTTTGCCGTGGGGCTGTGCTTGGTCTTTTGCTGTTCGGGCTTTCCGTTCCCCGGGCCGTTCAGGCTGCCCAATCCCCCATCAAGGTGGGGGTCGTGATCGCGCTGAGCGGGTTCATCGCCGCAGACGGGCAGGGTTCCCTGGGGGCGATCAAGCTCTGGCAGAAGGAAGTCAACGAATCCGGAGGGCTGTTGGGCAGGAGGATCGTGCTGATAGTGGAGGATAGTGCCTCGGATCCCAAGACCGCCAATGAGAAGATGAAGCGCGTTATGGCTAAGCATCCAGACGTGTGTATCGGCCCGATACTCAGCGCCGAGAGGACGGCGACTTATCGCACCGTCGTGGACGCCGGTGTGCCGTTCTTGTATTTCACCTTCTATGAGGGTGGAGCTTACCACCCCCTGATGTTCATCACAGGTGAAGTGCCGGAACAGCAGACCGAGAAATACGTCCCATGGTTGGTCCAGAACTACGGCCCGAAATTCTACATCCTCGGATCTGATTACGAGTTCCCGCAGAAATCGGCAAGAGTCGTGAACAGGTATCTCTCGGGTGCCGGGGGTAAGAACGTCGGTGAAGAACTGATCGCGATGGGTACGACGGATTTCTCCTCGGTGATTACCCGAATTAGAAGAGCAAAACCCGATGTGCTTTTCAGCATCATGGTCGGCACAGACGCGGTGGCCTTCGCCAAGCAGTTCAATGATTACGGTCTCAAGAAACACATCCAGTACGCATCCATGGTCGACCTGGAGACCTATGTCGATGCCATGGGAAAGAAGGCTGCAGAGGGCAACCTGGCATCTTTTGGATGGTTCGAGAATCTCGACAAGCCCAGGGCCAAAGCGTTCGTAGAGAAGTATCATGCCTTCGAGCCCATGCGGGCGACGACCTTGATCGAGTCGTGCTACTCGGTGCTGCTCCTTTGGACCAAGGCCGTGAAAAAGGCGGGAACTACCGAGGGCGAAGCGGTACGGAAGGCCATGGCCGGTCTCTCGGTGGAAGCACCGGAGGGCCGTGTGACCATGCGGGCCATCGACAATCATACGGCCAGACCCTCATACATCGCTCGGGTGCATGACGGCGAATACAGGGTCATTAAGGACTTCGGCCAGGTCCAGCCCGGTGAGGATCAGCGCAAGCCTAAGTGGTAAAAGTCATTGGATCTTTGAGATTCATACCGGTGTTTCCCTCTCGTTTTTGTGGAGGCCCCTGGGAGGCAGGGCCTCCACAAGACAGAGGCCGAGGGAGAGGACTGCCGGTTTTTCGAGATTCGGGTACGCTTTGTCTCGTTCCAGTAGGAGAAAACCCGGGAACATTCATTCCTCGATCTCAACCTCCTTTGGGACGGTGAACAGAGGCTCAAGT from Deltaproteobacteria bacterium includes:
- a CDS encoding branched-chain amino acid ABC transporter permease yields the protein MEKNNKRTGVKGVQRILDLAGFTPLGLVCLLVLALLPLIPPFNQEYLVRWMVVGLFMAAQAVAFDFTSGYINIVNFGFAAFVGLGAYTSAILAVRFGLSPWAGMFVGVLPAALVGFLTGVLTLRLRGIFAAVMAWFISLALWGLATKLVFLTEGPLGLNCPTLLRTSSNIPYFYILFVMFMVVYIVLKRVVRSHMGLAFRAIGQNMEAARTSGINPTRYRIINFTLSCAFAGWLGGFYAHYYGILMPDVMHTGKTIEVLVIVYIGGRASLWGGALVAIPFVIATEMVRSVFSQYPGVNLIFYGLFLIVVMIYYPGGAAQLYRSVLERSRSVFVRFWLGPQATVQSD
- a CDS encoding branched-chain amino acid ABC transporter permease, translated to MANPETEQTLSTRISAGLTSPAGITITATIVVAVLAAMDKGSYIIVNAIVTGGMWALVAMGLALVFGVMNIVSFVHGEFFMIGGLAAYFVFTPFTDYIAASPYSVLAAVAPLIAMFTAAGVGALVGMLCEWVVFRPLRTRSREQWVMNSFVITVGMSVFIVNSTQLIFGTDFRGIVSYWYYPTISFFDVYVSFDRFLVFLLAMLVMGGFWGFMKFSKTGRAIRAVSQDETGARMVGININGIQTLTLALSSAFAALAGACLLFMYPAYPTVGLGPLYNSWFIVILAGMGNVGGAAVGGFIVALFQVLTTVYVGEGWDYAIPAAFIVLILLLRPSGIFGSEVRGILNQ
- a CDS encoding ABC transporter ATP-binding protein produces the protein MENQALLEVENLDAGYGFLQVIWEVSLDVRPGEYVCLIGPNGAGKSTTLKSIAGLLEPKEGRIIFKGEPIDGLPGDRVCRKGISYISEELNLFTGMTVQENLAMGAYAVRDKRKIAQSLDFVFGLFPPLKERERQLAGTMSGGERKMLAIARGLMSAPSLLLVDEPSLGLAPQLTAAVFRALDVLKKEGVTILLVEQNVTKTLQVTDRGYVLEKGKIVLRGRSSDLARDDHVRKVYLGI
- a CDS encoding ABC transporter ATP-binding protein, with the protein product MTVLETRDVTKRFGGLVAVDRVSLHVEEGEILGLIGPNGAGKTTLLNAIAGLDPPTSGSVYFMGEETTGWLPEQMCHRGLSLTFQIPRPFPKMTVLENVMVAAVFGNKTHPVTDPVRHCRERLAFVEFPMPEDTLSETLNTVQLKRLDLARALASQPRLLLLDELASGLTEGELAELMAIIRKIRQQGVTIIMVEHIVQVIMNLCDRLAVLQFGNKIAEGPTQDVARDSRVADAYLGAE
- a CDS encoding ABC transporter substrate-binding protein, translating into MDGWKRVLVLSLVLLTAFCFAAMEVGAAEKTFKLGVLGPFTGPSAKSGNEMKDAATMALGDVDNRIGDYRVEIVYIDSQADPAKATNAYAEAIERKGVQAGILNWHTAVDTALQAVWAKYKVPHFFCMGAGKAVNDKYHSLPADQRYLIMKGWPIPQKLVVGYVECLNDAIARGRWKPKKKLAALWGEDTDWGRSLVGGLAKGLKENGWEIFTEEYFDLKKTDFYPYVNKCKKAGVVLLAGSSSGVASVSALIKQTHEIGFRGLVIADGLGWVGDWYKMTGQASNGVLDMQPQFATPKQKAWAKRFKAKYGYGPSPSAAGMAYDYGNFFIKIARRAIEEYGELTSETITKVGRNEVAEGKLTYSRAEGALMHARYGTNAASRPDPKISPNDFFFPVIQYKNGKGFTVFPEDVKQIELMVR
- a CDS encoding (2Fe-2S)-binding protein encodes the protein MRVLDHPILGPLTPGRRVAFSFEGRRLYGIEGEPIAAALAASGIRLLRRTADRGQPRGVFCAMGLCTDCMVVVNGRPKVRACVTPLEEGMDIRMEVPEVVAHD